In Oryza sativa Japonica Group chromosome 1, ASM3414082v1, the genomic stretch AGCAAACGCTCCTTACCTGATGGATGGCTTGACGTTGTGTTGGTACGGGTTGAATTGGAGCAGAGCAACCCGTCGGGGCAGAAGCACTGGAACGAAAGCTGTTCGAACCTGCACTCCCCGCCTCTCCTTCTGCACCCATCGCAGTCTTGATCTCCCATTACCGACCTCATCCATTCCAAGACGAACCCATCTTTGATCAATTGCTCGTAGTGTCCACTCACCGGCTTCATTCCATCATAGTACCCACGCACCGGCACGCTGACAGAGTTGCAGTTCCCTCGAACCCCGGACGGTGGTGTGCTGTTCCACTTGTCGGAGATGTAAGCTCCCATCGTCCGGTTTCCACATGGCCGTTGCAGCTGCCCAACGTGTTCAGGAATCGAGCAGTCATAGATGAATGCGAGATACTTGTTGGTGTTGCTGATGATGAACGGGTAGGGACTGAGGCTGGATGTCACGTTGAAATCCGGGACGGGGCagtcggcgtcgccggcgaaggTGGTCTCTACGGCCGCCACCAGCGAGTTATTCTCGTAGAAAATACTGTCCACGCGAAACAGGTGGTCCCTGAACGTCCTGCTGAGGAACGCGCGGCCGGTTCGGTTGTCGCAGGTGAGGTCCAACACCGGGTAGCCGCAGGACACCGGCTGCACGCCGCTGAGCGAGAAGGGGTAACTGATGGTCAGGTTCCCGCATCTCGCCGGCGTGCAGCTTGTGTTGCCACTGGTGCTGGTCTCGTTGTGGCCAATTGCTGCCGCGGCATGCAGCAAGGAGGCGAGGGGGAGCAGTAGCAAAGCAGGATGCATCGCATcggaggagagaaagaagataTCAACGAGACAACAAGGAAGGAGAGGGTGGTTAAGGTTGCCGGCAGATTCTTGTTTGCATCCGTGCAAGCGGAGGGTGGAGTGGACTTTGGAGAGATGAAGAGAGCGAAccaccgctgctgctgcttcggtCACAACTCGCGGCCATATACTTTGACCGTGAATTCATTCGCTCCCTGTTTTTGTTCGCACCTAAGCTAGCTCTCTCCATCCTCTGTGGTGAGTTTGCCTGAAACGATAGGTAAAGGTAGAAGTTAATGGACCATATTATCATTGACCGACCCTTAGAACATGGCTCGACAAATTCTAGCCAGGCACTCCAAGCTCCAAGAGAAAGTCCGACGCAAGTTCCACGGCATCAATTCTTGGTCTTCTGGTTTCCATTTCAGCATTCAACACACAGGCTGTATATGTGACCACTTTTTGAATGGATGAGTATTTGAATATGATTGATGAAAATTCTATGCTGCTACCAGTAAATTAGACCTAAAAGTTTTCGATCATATCCTTTTGCTGGCCCTTTTGCTAAAGCAAGGTACTGCTTCGAAACTAATCATTGTGAAAAACTGAAGATGCTCACAAGGCACAACTATTGTGTTCTCATCAAACTAGTCTGGAGACTTTGGTGTCGTCGGCGTCAACAGAGAAAAATGATGCACCGGAATTTCTCTTTCTGCAGATAAAATGGCTATCTGAAACTGAAAAAGGTTCAGAGGCTGAAAACTATGTACGCGAAGCTTACGTCGGAGGATGCAGTCTCCATCACTTCTTCCGTAGCTACGACGGCGCCATGGCATCGAAGTCCTTGTCCATCCATTCGCATGGCTCCATCCGCTCCAGCGAAAAATCTCTTCGCCGTGATCTCTGCAAGCGTGCATTATCCTAACTGCTACATGGAAATAATACAATAGTGTTGGATCGACTTTTTGTTTACCTGTGGAAAATCGAGCTTCGTTACAGAGAAAACTGGCATTTAGGAAGTAACTTGCATATGAGGTCACCTTCCGGCTCTGGCTTTCTTTCATGAAAGGTATACGCGTTGACCTGCTAGGCAGTGtagtaaattaaataaataccTGTATTTTCTTATTGAGCTCTTACAGGAGAGTGACACGTAAGAAGGCCTACATAAGCTAAAAAAGGAAGTACACTTgttaattacataaatatttgCCAAGCAAATAGGATAAAAACTATGCAGCAATAGGGCACACTACGGTTGCAAGTCTGGAAAGGAAGACAGATTGCCACTGAAAATACAGGCAAGTAGTGTCACAGAGTATTGAGTTGGCCACCAACCATTTCAGCTAAAAGATTGTTATTGATGAAAGGTGGAAACGGAAAATATTTCAACATAGCAAAAGGTTCATCTTTGAACTTGGTAGACTCTTACCATTAAACTACATCTAGAGCAGGCTTGAATTGTTAGAAAACGACAGGTAAACAACAAAGCTTTTTCAAGAACTAAACATGCAGATTTTTATGGTACAGAACcattataaggaaaaaaaaaaggtgcaccAACTATTCTAGTGTGGATTACATGAAGTATGCTATATATAAAGGTCTAAAACAACTAGAAGCACAGTAGGACAGTAAATTCAGGATTCCGAAGATGTGGCAACACTAGTATCTGTATCTTAGGCAAGAACAGTCTCACATGACGTCTCACTGTATGAAAACCTTGCTCAGCTATTCCCGTGTTAGAAACAAACATGTTAACGACGTATTTGTCATCAAATGCTAGAGTCCAATGCGCATGCGGCAAGACAAGTCCAAACAGCATCACATAAATTGCTAACCTTAACTTTCAAGCAGAACCAATTCACTTTCTTGTCTCAGATTTTTACAAGAAGCGTCAATTgcacagaagaaaaaaagaatccaaCATTTTGCAATGCATACCAAGTTGCTCCTGTTGCCAATCTTGGCCTCTTTGCAGCTACTACCAGGCGCTGCCAATGGCGCCACCGTGGACCCAAGCTGCCCACCGGCGACATGCGGGAACCTGACTATCACCTACCCATTCTGGCTGGGCAGCCAGAACCAGTCGTCTTGCGGCCCACCGTCGTTCCAGCTCACGTGCAATGACAGAGCATCAGGTCCCTTCCTAAGAAACTCCTACATCAAGGTCCTCGGCTTCGATTATGGCCGCCGCTCCCTCGTGGCCGTGCACGCCCTCCTCGCTGCCGATGCTGCGTGCACCGTCATGTTCAACGTGTCCTCCGCCTTCGCGATCACTGACAGGTTCAGTATCAGCCAGAGCAACCGGGAGCTCTATGTGCTGTCCAGGTGCAGAGAGAGACTGCCACCGCCAGACGCTGTCCCGGTGACCAACTGCAGAGCCAACAGTAGTGGCATGTACGCCTACCTTGGGGGAAGCTATGGCACAGGCCAGACACCGGTGAACAATGGTGGTTGCGAGCTTTCAGTGTTCCTGGTGCTTGGGTCCAGCAACGCCGCCGACATGACAGCGGCAAATTACAGACAGCTTATAGCGGGCGGGTTTCTGTTGGAGTGGGAACCTGTTGGCGACTGCAACGCCTGCACAgcgagcggcgggaggtgcCGGTACGATGCCAGCACATCGGCGTTCGCATGCCTTTGCTCGGATGGTGGCATGAGACCATCGATTTGCGGTGAGCTAAGCATGCAGAAATGATAGTCTTGTGAAGCTGCATATATTCAGATTTCTGTTTTTCTTTCAGAACTAGCTAGTGACATatgctgtgtgtgtgtgtgtgtgtgtgtgtgttttataATCTTTTTGTCATGCAGATGGTAAGAACAGGGGCAAGTTGGCTTTGATAGGTAAACATTCTGCTTCATTTGTAACCTGGTTAAATTGTAGAACAGAATGCATTAACCAGAAGTTTAAGTTGCTTACCTGTACCTCTTCTTTACTTTCAGTATCTCTGTCTGCTGCGGCTGGCTTGGTTTTCGCCTTTCTTGCTTGGCTGATGTACCGTCAGAGGCAAAAGTTCAGATCAGCAATCTGCGGAGTTTACTCTGGCAATACGAAAAATGAAGAAGAAATGTTGAAAAAATGTGAATCTCTTGCTCTCAAAAGGTACAAGTACTCAGAGTTGAAGAAAATAACTAAATCATTTGAAGATAATTTAGGAGAAGGTGGCTATG encodes the following:
- the LOC107276391 gene encoding LEAF RUST 10 DISEASE-RESISTANCEUS RECEPTOR-LIKE PROTEIN KINASE-like 2.5, whose product is MHTKLLLLPILASLQLLPGAANGATVDPSCPPATCGNLTITYPFWLGSQNQSSCGPPSFQLTCNDRASGPFLRNSYIKVLGFDYGRRSLVAVHALLAADAACTVMFNVSSAFAITDRFSISQSNRELYVLSRCRERLPPPDAVPVTNCRANSSGMYAYLGGSYGTGQTPVNNGGCELSVFLVLGSSNAADMTAANYRQLIAGGFLLEWEPVGDCNACTASGGRCRYDASTSAFACLCSDGGMRPSICDGKNRGKLALIVSLSAAAGLVFAFLAWLMYRQRQKFRSAICGVYSGNTKNEEEMLKKCESLALKRYKYSELKKITKSFEDNLGEGGYGVVFKGRLQNGRMVAVKILTVSKGNGEDFLNEVMSISRTSHVNIVTLLGFCLEGPKRALVYEYMPNGSLKNYIHSESSNLATGWEMLLKIVIGIARGLEYLHQGCNTRIIHFDIKPRNILLDHEFCPKIADFGLAKLCHLNESILSMAEARGTIGFIAPEVFSRGFGVVSTKSDVYSYGMLLLEIVKVRKNIKGIADNFSETFFPHWVYDSLVSEMQCCETAYGTEEIARKMTIVGLWCIQMTPETRPSMSRVIEMLERSISELEMPPKPFLCSPIHSTNVSSYKSVNFTMSASS